Proteins from a single region of Hordeum vulgare subsp. vulgare chromosome 6H, MorexV3_pseudomolecules_assembly, whole genome shotgun sequence:
- the LOC123404166 gene encoding uncharacterized protein LOC123404166: MSSRARRKKRIIPTEVEISGSTLGVRKQRRRRLPPTPQEPGPISPALAVGTTQSRIPDEDDEEGQDAKKRNLGISEEEEEEKMEEEEVVSSAPSSPICEPYIPSDGEGAPYNKPICSTICKPLIKLRFRLPAIHKALRIEEDKLHEKLDAQSKLPTLDFDPSACLSDEEDLLPVPESESGREAVLRAADFVLALSSFVDGKPLQRCSGILFEWNDHLKTGVVLTTAHLIRSNCPSIDHWLGKDEYRPDAKVIVHFLDDTSAEGDLLYHQEHYDIAFFKVKVGQCPQLPLFVDNVKSGQEIVQLGRDEKLNLRITYGRAKSMNPNTYHRQHLMYMLLKMMTMSLMMEDQQLTSVQISLA; this comes from the exons ATGTCGAGCAGGGCTAGAAGAAAGAAGCGTATTATCCCTACAGAAGTGGAGATCTCTGGATCAACGTTGGGCGTAAGAAagcaacggcggcggcggctgccgcCGACTCCTCAGGAACCCGGGCCAATCTCTCCTGCGCTCGCGGTCGGCACCACCCAATCGAGGATCcctgatgaggatgatgaagagGGTCAGGACGCGAAGAAGAGAAATCTGGGCatatcggaggaggaggaggaggagaagatggaggaggaagaggtggtcTCCTCTGCACCGAGCTCTCCGATCTGCGAGCCGTATATCCCCAGTGACGGAGAGGGAGCGCCATACAACAAGCCGATCTGCTCTACGATCTGCAAGCCGCTTATTAAACTCAGATTCCGCTTACCGGCAATACACAAGGCTTTGAGGATTGAAGAAGACAAGCTACACGAAAAACTAG ATGCCCAGAGTAAACTTCCAACACTTGACTTTGATCCTTCCGCTTGCCTATCTGATGAAGAGGACCTTCTTCCAGTCCCTGAATCTGAATCTGGAAGAGAGGCTGTACTTCGTGCTGCCGATTTTGTTCTCGCGCTTTCATCATTTGTTG ATGGCAAGCCTCTGCAGAGGTGTTCTGgcattttatttgaatggaatGATCATCTTAAAACTGGGGTTGTCTTGACGACGGCGCATCTGATCCGCTCAAATTGCCCGTCCATTGACCACTGGTTAGGAAAGGATGAGTACCGTCCTGATGCTAAG GTGATTGTCCATTTCTTAGATGATACCTCTGCAGAGGGTGACCTCTTGTACCATCAAGAACATTATGATATTGCCTTTTTCAAAGTTAAAGTCGGTCAATGCCCCCAGCTGCCTTTGTTTGTCGACAATGTGAAATCCGGTCAAGAAATTGTCCAGCTTGGAAGAGATGAGAAGTTGAACCTGAGAATAACCTATGGCAGGGCAAAATCTATGAATCCAAACACGTATCATAGACAACATCTCATGTACATGCTTCTGAAGATGATGACAATGAG